A section of the Methanosarcina mazei S-6 genome encodes:
- a CDS encoding 30S ribosomal protein S24e, translated as MDIKIIKDKKNPLLNRRELDFIVKYEGSTPSRNDVRNKLAAMLNAPLELLVIQRIKTEYGMQESKGYAKLYEDADRMKQVEQEYVLKRNAVPGSETEGEEA; from the coding sequence ATGGACATAAAGATAATTAAAGACAAAAAGAATCCACTTTTAAACAGAAGGGAACTGGATTTCATTGTGAAATATGAAGGTTCGACTCCTTCCAGAAATGATGTAAGGAACAAGCTTGCTGCAATGTTAAATGCTCCCCTTGAACTGCTGGTTATCCAGAGGATCAAGACCGAATACGGTATGCAGGAAAGCAAGGGCTATGCAAAGCTCTACGAAGACGCAGACCGCATGAAACAGGTAGAACAGGAATATGTCCTTAAAAGGAACGCTGTCCCTGGTTCGGAAACTGAGGGAGAAGAGGCTTAA
- a CDS encoding stage II sporulation protein M: MEREEEYSREKNGEIIAETPDGGKEEKAYPPQENAYLAGSREIKSLPEERGASKISEFTGYLRFIQPYVLFITFVFFGALLAGYHSSANFPEMADQLMEGFSARFAPLLAMPPIVIMFGIFLNNAFVSLLFLVLGLALGVLPVLFIAFNGYIVGVISHIVAQERGLLFIVLALLPHGIVELPMVFLSAGIGLRLGHQVFAALIGRPTEIKKEFKEGLQFYFRWILPLLFLAAIVETFITPLILSFL, from the coding sequence ATGGAAAGAGAAGAAGAATATTCACGGGAAAAAAACGGAGAAATAATAGCAGAAACTCCTGACGGGGGGAAGGAAGAAAAAGCGTACCCTCCGCAAGAGAATGCCTATCTGGCTGGCAGCAGGGAAATAAAATCCCTGCCTGAAGAGAGAGGCGCCTCAAAGATATCAGAATTTACGGGCTACCTGCGCTTCATCCAGCCTTATGTCCTTTTTATTACCTTTGTGTTCTTCGGGGCTTTGCTTGCAGGTTATCATTCATCGGCAAATTTTCCGGAGATGGCGGACCAACTCATGGAAGGGTTCAGTGCCCGTTTTGCACCCCTTCTTGCAATGCCCCCGATAGTCATTATGTTCGGGATATTTCTGAACAATGCCTTTGTAAGCCTGCTTTTTCTTGTGCTGGGGCTTGCCCTTGGCGTCCTTCCTGTACTGTTCATCGCTTTCAACGGGTATATTGTGGGAGTTATCTCGCATATAGTAGCCCAGGAAAGAGGTCTCCTTTTTATAGTCCTTGCTCTCCTTCCTCACGGAATCGTGGAGCTGCCTATGGTTTTTCTGTCAGCCGGAATAGGGCTCAGACTGGGGCACCAGGTTTTTGCCGCCCTTATAGGCAGGCCTACTGAAATAAAAAAAGAATTTAAGGAAGGACTACAATTTTATTTTCGCTGGATTTTGCCACTTCTCTTTCTGGCAGCTATAGTTGAGACCTTTATTACACCTTTGATCCTGAGTTTCCTCTAA
- the eif2g gene encoding translation initiation factor IF-2 subunit gamma yields MSQPCVNIGMVGHVDHGKTTLVRALSGVWTDTHSEEVKRGISIRLGYADSPFMKCPKCPEPQCYTVEKTCPNCGEKTEEHRTVSFVDAPGHETLMATMLSGAAIMDGAVLVIAANEDCPQPQTKEHLMALDIIGIKNIVIVQNKIDLVSREKIIENYHQIKEFVKGTVAENAPVIPISAQQNINIDILIDALETQIPTPSHKVDKPASMLIARSFDINKPGASIEEIRGGVIGGTLTEGVLHPGDELEIRPGIKVTTEGSTRWIPILTTVSSIYAGATKVDEATPGGLLAVGTYLDPTLTKGDSLTGQMAGVPGTLPETRHQFVMELHLLDRVVGVTREEKINEIKTSEPLMLNIGTATTVGVVTSARKNEAQVALKRPISAAIGAMVAISRRVDSRWRLIGVGVIKS; encoded by the coding sequence TTGAGTCAGCCCTGTGTTAATATCGGCATGGTAGGTCATGTCGACCATGGAAAAACCACACTTGTTAGAGCTTTATCCGGCGTGTGGACGGATACGCATAGTGAAGAAGTAAAAAGAGGAATTTCGATAAGATTGGGGTATGCAGATTCCCCATTCATGAAATGCCCGAAATGTCCTGAACCTCAGTGTTATACTGTCGAAAAAACCTGCCCTAACTGCGGAGAAAAAACGGAAGAGCACAGGACAGTTTCCTTTGTAGACGCTCCCGGGCACGAAACCCTGATGGCAACCATGCTTTCCGGTGCTGCAATTATGGACGGGGCAGTGCTTGTAATTGCCGCAAACGAAGACTGCCCGCAGCCCCAGACAAAGGAACACCTCATGGCCCTGGACATCATCGGGATTAAAAACATTGTTATAGTCCAGAATAAAATCGACCTTGTGTCAAGGGAAAAAATTATCGAGAACTACCACCAGATAAAAGAGTTTGTCAAGGGCACTGTTGCCGAAAATGCACCTGTAATCCCTATTTCTGCCCAGCAGAATATTAATATTGATATTCTCATCGACGCCCTGGAAACCCAGATCCCGACTCCTTCCCATAAAGTAGATAAGCCAGCCAGCATGCTGATTGCCCGGTCTTTTGACATTAATAAACCAGGTGCTTCAATTGAGGAAATCCGCGGAGGAGTTATAGGAGGAACCCTTACCGAGGGCGTGCTTCATCCCGGAGACGAGCTTGAAATCAGGCCTGGAATAAAGGTCACAACAGAAGGCAGCACCAGATGGATCCCTATTTTGACCACGGTTTCATCAATTTATGCAGGAGCAACAAAGGTAGATGAAGCAACCCCCGGAGGGCTTCTTGCCGTAGGAACTTATCTTGACCCTACCCTGACAAAGGGAGACTCCCTTACGGGGCAGATGGCAGGTGTTCCGGGTACCCTTCCTGAAACAAGGCACCAGTTTGTTATGGAGCTTCATCTTCTGGACAGGGTTGTGGGAGTTACCAGGGAAGAGAAAATTAATGAAATCAAGACCAGTGAACCCCTTATGCTCAACATAGGAACCGCTACAACTGTAGGTGTGGTCACAAGTGCCCGGAAGAATGAAGCTCAGGTGGCACTCAAGCGTCCGATAAGTGCAGCCATAGGAGCTATGGTTGCGATCAGCAGGAGAGTCGATTCCCGCTGGCGGCTCATTGGAGTAGGGGTAATAAAGAGTTGA
- a CDS encoding formate--phosphoribosylaminoimidazolecarboxamide ligase family protein, with amino-acid sequence MIDRKEIKEIVEGYYAHADKIKIGAIASHSGLDICDGAVEEDFRTLAVCQAGREKTYTEYFRAQRDHYGRIKRGIVDETVVYKKYNEILLPQNQQKLVDEKVLFIPNRSFTSYCSIDEIEDNFRVPMVGSRNLLRSEERSEQQSYYWILEKAGLPFPEKIESPEDINELVMVKLPHAVKKLERGFFTASSYKEYQEKSEALIKQGVITRDALENARIERYIIGPVFNLDMFYSPIEPKMSKLELLGVDWRFETSLDGHVRLPAPQQMALAPHQLTPEYTVCGHNSATLRESLLDKVFEMGEKYVKATQEHYAPGIIGSFCLQTCVDKDLNFYIYDVAPRVGGGTNVHMSVGHSYGNSLWRKPMSTGRRLAFEIRRALELEKLDMIVT; translated from the coding sequence ATGATTGACAGGAAAGAAATAAAGGAAATTGTTGAAGGCTATTACGCGCACGCTGATAAGATAAAAATAGGGGCAATTGCCTCACACTCAGGGCTCGACATCTGCGACGGAGCAGTTGAAGAAGACTTCAGGACCCTTGCAGTCTGCCAGGCAGGAAGGGAGAAGACTTACACTGAATACTTCAGGGCTCAGAGAGACCATTACGGAAGAATAAAAAGAGGGATTGTCGATGAAACAGTTGTATATAAGAAGTATAATGAAATCCTTCTGCCCCAGAACCAGCAGAAACTGGTTGACGAAAAAGTGCTCTTTATCCCTAACCGTTCTTTTACTTCCTACTGCAGCATAGATGAGATTGAAGATAATTTCAGGGTCCCCATGGTAGGAAGCAGGAACCTTTTGAGAAGTGAGGAACGCAGCGAACAGCAGAGCTACTACTGGATCCTCGAAAAAGCAGGGCTTCCTTTCCCTGAGAAAATAGAATCTCCAGAGGACATCAACGAACTCGTAATGGTAAAACTTCCACACGCAGTAAAGAAACTCGAGAGAGGCTTTTTTACGGCTTCAAGCTATAAGGAATACCAGGAGAAATCCGAAGCTCTTATAAAGCAGGGAGTAATTACGCGCGACGCCCTTGAAAATGCCAGGATAGAGCGTTATATCATAGGACCAGTGTTCAATCTTGACATGTTCTACTCTCCTATCGAGCCGAAAATGAGCAAACTGGAGTTACTTGGCGTTGACTGGCGCTTTGAGACTAGCCTTGACGGGCATGTAAGGCTTCCTGCCCCGCAGCAGATGGCTCTTGCACCTCACCAGCTCACTCCTGAATATACGGTCTGCGGACATAACTCTGCGACACTTCGTGAATCTCTTCTTGACAAAGTCTTTGAGATGGGAGAAAAATACGTAAAAGCCACTCAGGAGCACTATGCGCCTGGAATTATAGGATCGTTCTGCCTCCAGACCTGTGTGGACAAGGACCTTAATTTCTATATTTATGATGTGGCCCCGAGAGTAGGCGGCGGGACAAATGTGCATATGTCAGTGGGTCATTCCTATGGCAATTCACTCTGGAGAAAACCGATGAGTACGGGCAGAAGGCTTGCCTTTGAGATAAGACGCGCTCTGGAGCTCGAGAAGCTTGATATGATCGTCACATAA
- a CDS encoding GTP-dependent dephospho-CoA kinase family protein, which translates to MSVHIELPRELRPLMKKPLGILYRGKGRDTIEKFAGELSSPTKLISVGDVTTFHLLEAGIIPDICIVDDRTKRKPVSSDVSVRNRDKVYEEVSVDNPAGIITDELIRTLCEAFASEKLLRIFVRGEEDLATLPVILLAPPGSVVLYGQPDEGVVFVEVTEKKKEEIRALFEKLISKNQNNELDKIRRILDGHKDN; encoded by the coding sequence TTGAGTGTTCATATCGAACTTCCGAGAGAACTTCGCCCACTTATGAAAAAACCCCTCGGTATTTTATACAGAGGAAAGGGCAGGGATACGATAGAGAAGTTTGCAGGGGAACTTTCAAGCCCCACAAAACTTATATCCGTAGGGGATGTTACTACCTTCCACCTGCTCGAAGCCGGAATTATTCCGGACATCTGTATTGTGGATGACCGAACCAAAAGGAAACCGGTATCCAGCGATGTTTCGGTCCGGAACAGGGACAAAGTATATGAAGAAGTTTCGGTTGACAATCCTGCAGGAATAATCACCGATGAGCTTATAAGAACTCTCTGCGAAGCGTTTGCTTCGGAAAAGCTTCTCCGCATTTTTGTAAGGGGAGAAGAAGATCTGGCAACCCTTCCGGTAATCCTTCTGGCTCCACCGGGGTCTGTTGTCCTTTACGGACAGCCCGATGAGGGCGTGGTCTTTGTAGAGGTCACCGAGAAAAAGAAAGAGGAAATAAGAGCTCTTTTTGAAAAGCTTATCAGTAAAAATCAGAATAATGAATTGGATAAAATACGGAGAATCCTAGATGGACATAAAGATAATTAA
- a CDS encoding PIN domain-containing protein — translation MKIIIDTNGFMIPVQFGVDIFEELKRLGFNEFYVPEAVVFEIEKLIKREKGSNRTAAKVARSMMERCMRIAGKGPADDVILRLAKEMGAAVLTNDIGLKRRLAESGIQTISLRQKNKLDFV, via the coding sequence TTGAAAATTATAATTGACACCAACGGATTCATGATCCCTGTCCAGTTCGGAGTGGATATCTTTGAAGAGCTGAAAAGGCTGGGTTTTAATGAGTTCTATGTGCCTGAAGCTGTTGTATTTGAAATAGAAAAACTCATAAAGCGGGAGAAAGGTTCAAACAGGACAGCCGCAAAGGTTGCCAGGTCCATGATGGAAAGGTGCATGCGGATCGCAGGCAAGGGACCTGCTGATGATGTGATCCTCAGGCTCGCAAAAGAGATGGGAGCGGCTGTTCTGACAAACGATATAGGGTTGAAGCGCAGGCTTGCTGAAAGCGGGATCCAGACCATATCCCTGCGCCAGAAAAACAAACTGGATTTTGTTTGA
- the spt4 gene encoding transcription elongation factor subunit Spt4 has product MPEKVCRHCLRVLEGQTCPVCGTSDLAEEWNGLVIILDTERSEIAKRLGVDIPDRFALKVR; this is encoded by the coding sequence ATGCCAGAAAAAGTCTGTCGACACTGCCTGAGGGTTCTCGAAGGGCAAACATGTCCTGTTTGCGGAACTTCAGACCTTGCAGAAGAATGGAATGGACTTGTTATTATTCTTGATACCGAACGCTCGGAAATCGCAAAAAGACTCGGGGTTGACATCCCGGATAGATTTGCTTTGAAGGTGCGCTGA
- a CDS encoding DNA-directed RNA polymerase — MYKLMKLVDTVRIPPTLLGEEIMPTIKNALREKLEGQVDKKLGSLVAVYNIDEVGEGHILVGDGAVYYDVTFEAIMFYPDLQEIIEGEVVEAVGFGVFIGMGPMDGLLHVSQITDDFISYDAKNARLVTKSGGKSIAEGDHVRARIVAVSINEREPKESKIGLTMRQTALGKLQWLEEARRKKQPQETPGEEAA, encoded by the coding sequence ATGTATAAATTAATGAAACTCGTTGATACGGTTCGTATCCCTCCTACCCTTCTCGGGGAAGAAATAATGCCCACTATTAAAAATGCATTAAGGGAGAAACTTGAGGGGCAGGTAGACAAGAAACTTGGCTCTCTCGTTGCTGTTTACAATATTGACGAGGTCGGAGAAGGACATATCCTTGTCGGAGACGGGGCTGTGTACTACGATGTGACATTTGAAGCGATAATGTTCTACCCTGATCTCCAGGAAATCATAGAAGGCGAAGTCGTTGAGGCTGTAGGCTTCGGAGTTTTCATAGGGATGGGACCAATGGACGGGCTGCTACACGTCAGCCAGATCACTGATGATTTTATTTCCTATGATGCGAAAAATGCAAGGCTTGTTACTAAAAGCGGAGGCAAGTCAATTGCCGAAGGCGACCATGTAAGGGCCAGAATTGTCGCGGTCAGCATTAATGAGAGGGAGCCGAAAGAAAGCAAGATAGGACTTACCATGCGCCAGACAGCCCTTGGAAAACTTCAGTGGCTCGAAGAAGCCCGCAGAAAGAAACAGCCTCAAGAAACCCCAGGTGAAGAGGCTGCCTGA
- a CDS encoding 30S ribosomal protein S27ae has product MAVKDYYKVQGDSVTRLKQFCPRCGPGVFLADHKNRLACGKCGYTEFKK; this is encoded by the coding sequence ATGGCAGTAAAAGATTATTACAAAGTCCAGGGCGACTCCGTAACCAGACTCAAACAGTTCTGTCCCAGATGCGGACCCGGTGTATTCCTTGCCGACCACAAAAACCGCCTCGCCTGCGGGAAGTGCGGCTACACCGAATTCAAGAAATAA